A region of the Candidatus Neomarinimicrobiota bacterium genome:
GGGAATTGTGGATCAAAAAATTGACGTCTCGGCGGAAGACGCCAAACGAACTTGCGCAAAGCTCGCAAAGCGAGGTCTTTTCCTGGGACAATCATCAGGAGCTTATCTGTACGCTTGCGGTGAAATCGCAAAAGAGATCGGGGAAGGGAATATTGTGACACTGTTACCCGACATCGGTGAAAGATATTTTAGCGCTGGTCTATGGAGTTGACCTTAGAGAGATTCAGACGGGTTTGATAAGATGAACAAGATACAGTTAGAAAACGATACTTTCAGCCGGATGGAAAAACACGCTTCCTCTTCATTTCCGGAGGAGTGCTGCGGATTTATGTTCGGCAGCGCCGGAGATGAGAAGACGATTGTGGAAGATATAAGCATTGTCAAAAACAGGCATCCGGATTTTAAGGCAAGACGTTATTTGATCTCGCCGGAGGATTTCATGGAAGCGGAAAAATTTGCGGATGATAAAGGACTCAGTCTCACGGGTGTCTATCATTCCCACCCGAATCATCCGGCAACGCCGTCGGAGACGGATAGAGAAGCCGCACTGCCCGGTTTTACTTATATAATTTTTTCGGTGAACAACGGCAATACGACCGACGTCACTGCGTGGGAGCTTGCCGAGGACAGAAGTGAATTTAAAGCAGTAGAGATAGTGAATAGAGAGGAGTAATAGTTTTGAACGTAAATATCAGAATACCTTCCCCATTACGGAGGTATACGAATAATCAATCGACTCTGTCGTTAAGCATAGAGGAATTATCTGTTTCTGCGGCGCTGAAGGCGCT
Encoded here:
- a CDS encoding M67 family metallopeptidase, giving the protein MNKIQLENDTFSRMEKHASSSFPEECCGFMFGSAGDEKTIVEDISIVKNRHPDFKARRYLISPEDFMEAEKFADDKGLSLTGVYHSHPNHPATPSETDREAALPGFTYIIFSVNNGNTTDVTAWELAEDRSEFKAVEIVNREE